The Lolium perenne isolate Kyuss_39 chromosome 6, Kyuss_2.0, whole genome shotgun sequence genome segment tcggcgtaCACGCACAGGTGGCGCCGCCAGCTTGTGCCACGTCGCCTCGTTGGTCACCGGAAACCTGCTGTACGCCGAGGGGGTTGCCGTCGGCGTATGCCGATGCGCCGTTAACGGCGACGTCCCGCCGCCAGGAGACGCCGAGGGCAGCGACGCCGAGGGGCCCAGCGGGCCGTCGGCGTAGGTCGCGTACGCCGAGGGTCAACCATACGCCGACGGCGAGGCTGGCTACGCCGAGGGACCTAGACGCCGAGggtctacgccgagggctgccgtcggcgtagcctacgccgagggccaggcgtggctacgccgagggcagccggccgtcggcgtatgcgGCGATTCCTGTAGTGACCTAGGTCCATGGTTGTACTGCCACGACGTTACTGCAGGTCATCGTTCTAGATGGAGGCGGTCGGggtcgagcagcttgccggcggcggaggaggctagATACGAGCATGGAGAAGAACTGAGTTCTTCTCTTACCTAACACTAGGAACCAAGCCCTGTCGCGCCGCCAAACTTCCAGCGTCTGAAATCGATGTTATCCGCGAGCGCGATCATGTTGGTGGTGTCGGGGCTCAGTACCCACCACTGCGGCGGCATATACTTCACGCCCCTGGCCAGTGCCGGCATGGCCGGCCGGTCATCATCGTGCATGTCCAGCGGGAACTTGCTCCTCCATTGACGGCAAAGATGTCCGAGTGCTGGTCGAAGTTTTCGGGCGCGACACTGACTTTTCCTTACTGGCACTGCGACTCGATGCTTGTTGTTATCGATAGGTAGCTACAACTTAAAGCCCGAAGATGGTGCCGATAGCACGCACCGATGGGCACTGAACGGTTGGCTATCGATACTAAACATGATGTCTGCTCCTTCCTCGTTCTTCATCATGCCTTTAATATTCTGGCAAGGAGAGGATCCTAGCCTGGTCGGTTTCAAAGTTACAGACTTTTTTGGTTTGCCAAAATTTAACCCAGTTATTCATCTGTTTCGTGTGCTGCCAAAACTTAGTGAAATAACCACCACTTTGTATTGTTAGAAAATTAGCAGGTGTAAAGGGATAAGGTACTTCCGAATTGAAGAATATAGCCTTCAGAGATTACATCTAAGCTACTAGGAACTGACAAGTAGTAGATTATCAGATCATCTACTACGAACTGACAAGTAGTAGATTATCAGATCATCTTCTATGTCGTTGAAGTGTGCTTAGCTATTTGTTTATAACCTGACTTATTTCAGCTAGCAAGATCCTCTCGATTTCCACTAATTACAACTCCCTACTCCAAAGCATATTCTCCCAAGCAACGAAGGGCGCATCCATTGTGGCAAGGACATAATGCACAATACAAGAATTCTATCTTTTTTCCTTGGAGATTGCAACTTGCTTTCATATAGATGGATAGAGCTACTGACTACATCAACTTTGATGTTTCAGGTTATTAGTTATGTAATAGAGTTCATAATTTTCGCGAAAGAAATTAGAGTTCAAAATAATGGAGAACTTACAAAAGAATTATATTATTCTCTCTTGGGTGATTGACTGatgaaaaggaaaaaaataaatTCAGGTGGACGGTTTGAAATTCAATTTTTTAAGATAATGGTAATTCGATGTTACTTAGTTTGAAGTTAATTTATATACCTTTTTTATTTACAAAGTTAGGTGTCTGAATGTATCTTCGAATTGCAGCGATTATTTTGGTAGTTTATCTCTTTATATCGTTCAAATATTGTCCCTTTTTCTATTTGCCTTTCTTCAGAAATCCTCATACAATAGGTCGCAAGCCAATGCAATCAAAAGGGAACATCATCGAGTTCTGCACCGAAAAACTTGAAGGAATATTTATTAGGTAAGTGGCGGTATAGAGAGCTTCGGCCCAAAAAGGAGGTGGGAGATTAGCTTGAATTAGTAGGGTTCGGACGACGTCGTTGGTGGTGCGGATAGCGCGTTCGGCCTTGCCGTTTTGTTGAGATGTATGAGGGCAGGAGAATCTTAGGAGGATGCCATGGGTGGAGCAAAAGGTGTCAAGGCGAGTGTTGAGGAATTCCCCGCCGTTATCACATTGGATGGAGAGTATAGGTAGGTTGAATTGGGTGTTGGCAAACGCATGAAAGGCAACAAGGGTAGCATAAACATCAGATTTTTTGCGTAGAGGAAAACTCCAAAAATAATGAGAAAAATCATCAACAATAATGATGTAGTAACGATAACCAGAACTACTTGgaattggagatgtccaaagatcACAGTGTAGAAGTTGAAATGGACGAACACTAAATGTTGTAGAGCGATAAAAGGGTAATCTAACATGTTTCCCTAACTGACAGGCATGACATAAGGTCGACCCATCTTTATTTGATGAAGTAGGCATGTAGCTGTGGAGGCGTGACATGGTGTGATGGCCAGGATGTCCAAGACGGCGGTGCCAGAGCGATGACGATGCGGTGGTGAGGTGGGCTTCAGCTTGGTGGGGTTGACACACAGGGTAGAGCGGGCCGGAGCTATTGCATCGAAGGATCACGGTCCTGGAAGGAAGAACCTTGATAGAGAAACCAAAGGGATCAAATTCTATAGAGCAGAAATTGTCAGTGGTAAATTTTCTAACAGAAATAAGATTTTTGATAATATGGGGAACAATGAGTATGTTGCGGAGGAGAAGAGGATGAGCGAGAGATTGAATCGTGGATGAGCCAGTGTGTGTAGCGGGAATTGTGTGACCGTTACCTACTGTGACAAGTTGATTAGAGGGTTGTGGGGAGGAGATTATACCATGATCCGATGCCATGTGGGATGAGGCTCCAGTATCCATGAACCACTCCTGATTTCCGGGAAGGTGCAGATTATTCAGCGCACTCAACAGAGCTGGATCAACTTGGGGCTGCGGCTGTCCAGGGTAGGCAGAAAGCGGTGTCGGTGGAGCGTAGCCATGCTGAGGTTGTCCGGTGCCGAGCGCGGTGTAGGCTTGAGGAGCAGCACCCGGTCGAGGACCAAGAACTCCAGGGGAGCGCCACGGCGCGCGAGGCTGCCATGGCAGTGTAGCGGGTTGTTGATGAAGCTGGGCACGTGTTGGCTGGCCGGTCCAGGGATTGAACATCCAAGGATCACTGCGGCCACGGCCGCGTCCGCCACGGCCACGACCACGGTGGGCGGAGAAGGACCCGCGGCCGCCTTGGTTGTTGGCGTAGCCGATCGGGGCGCCGAGAGCGCGGGAGTCGCCGAAGCTGCGGGAGTCGCTGAAGCCGCCAGAGCCGCGGCCCCCGCCAGAGGAGGCGCCCCCGGAAGGCGTGCCCCCGAAGATTGCACCCCCTGGTGCGGGAGGACGCTCATGGAGGGTGCTGTTGCCGCTTGCCCAGAGTGCTGTGGCGGCGGCGTTGGTGGCGTCCGTCTTGTGTTGGCGTTCTTCGAGGGTGAGAGCCGAGCGCGTCTGGAGGAAGCTCGGGAAGGGGACCTGAAACGGAAGAAACGAACGCAGGTGGCGAAATTGGTCGTTAAGCCCGCGAAGAACCGTGAGGACGAGAGTCTCGTCGGAGATTGGCTGGTCGACATCGCCCAGCGCATCGGCCAAGGACTTGAGCTTGGCGCAGTAGTCGTGCACGCTCATGTCGCCCTGCGGAGTGTTGCGGAACTCGGCGTCGAGGGCGAGGGCGCGGCTTCTCTTGTTGTCGCGGAAGAGGTTGTCGATGGAGAGCCAAATTTGGCGCGCGGAGGAGCCGGGGGCCATGATGATGCTGAACAGCTCAGGGGAGATGGAGCCGTAGATCCAGTTGAGGACGGTGAAGTCGTCGCGCCCCCATGCAGATGTGGGAGAGGTGTCGGAGGGGGTGTCGTCGCCGGTGACGTGGGCGGTGAGGCCGTAGCGGCCTAGGGCAACGAGAAAGAGTTCGCGCCATTGAGCATGGTTGGAGGACTGGAGATCTAGGGTGATGGGCACGTAGGTTTTGATGGAGTGAACGAAGGTGGAGGGTGAGGGGAGAGTGGTTTCGGTGGGTTTGGCTGGGGAACCGGCGGCATCGGCGGTTTTGCCATCGGTGGTGGCGAGGCGATCAAGCTCGGCCTCACGGTCGGCGATAGCCTTCTCACGCTTCTGGAGCGCTTCCTCGAGGGTTTTGATCTCATCGGGAGTCATGGTGAAGTGGGATCGGTGAGAGGGAGGAGGCTGGGGAAGATCGATCTAGGGTTTTGGGGAGGAGATGGCGGCAGGATCAagcctgctctgataccatgtaagtTGTATGTTTGGCTGCACAATGCGTGCGCCTCCTCCTCTCATTGATTCATATATATAGTCATGTACAAGGGATATGCTTGAGCTACAAGTTGAGTCGGTTAGGAACCGACTTTGGTATATTTCCTAAATTACATACAACAGATGATTTCCGTACGGTACTCTCCAACAATTTAAACGTGCCAAAATAATTGAGTTTTCGACAACCAACAATTTTAACATTGAGCGGACTATTCAAATATCAAATGTGTATCAACGAGTAAATCTTAGTTAATAAGAGATCAGTACTTGTGACTATGACATCCAGTTATATCTTTTATCAAAATACACTTCTTGGAAAGTTGAATCTCAATGTTTTTACAATACTATGTAGCTATTAATCATTTACATAATATTTGCATGTGTAGCAAAAATGCCACTTGATGAGCCGTAGAGACACAAGCATTCAACTAGGTCTGCATTTTCATTTTCGTAGTAGCAACATATGAACTGTGCGAAAAATGCATAGAGAGGACGGGCTCCATGAAGCCCATTTTGAATATTTTGAAATCAACATTTTGAAGTTTCAAAAGAAGACCAAATAGAAATTCTGGATGTTGATAATGATGTGTTCTATGCATGGTACTGCCAAATCTCAATGCGAAATAGTTTGTATTCcgtgctacacaaaaatgacaaaatagtGACGGGGAGTTTTTGAATTATAGTGTTCCTTACACAGATTTGGAAAATTGTCATTTTTACACTGCCCGGAAAACTTAATATTCCACATTGGTATTTTTagtacatgtagaaatcatcattaTGTATATCTAagatttttttagaattttttgaacttttaaaaTATTGAtttcactttttttttgtttgaaaaacAGGCTCCGAGCCCTTCCTCCATATTGATGCTCTCTGTGGGACTATAAGAGGCTTGTGTTTTCATATGTTACATGAACTGTTGGGACATTTTTATTTGTTAAATAAACTGTCGTTTTTACTTATTATATGAATTCTCATGTTAAACTGGGTATATGAACTATCAGGCTATAACATGTCTGCATTTTCATTTTTGACGGTCGGGCTATAACTTGCATGTGTTTTCATTTTAGACGAGCTACCACGTAAAGCTATACATTGAACATAATAATAATGGTTTTTTGATGTAGTATAAATCTTGCATCTTAAAAATATGTCTTTTAAGACGTATGAATTTTACCAATTGGATAAATATGTTAGCCGTGGCGAAGCACGGACATTCTACTAGTTTGACTAACATCAATGATACGGTGGTATAGTGGCTGTTTCGATTTGATTCCGTCCCACGAGCAATTTTTAGTTCGCCTTATCTGTGCTCCCTTGTTATGGGGGGTCCCACCTGACAGATCGGTGGACGGTCAGTATGTTAGTGGCAGGTCCCTCgagaacatatctagtgataccaccctttaaatgataccatgataccgtataaaaaaagtatttttataCGTGCTAAAAAATTATACAAAAAATTGTGAGTGCTCATGAAGCATGTTCCTACATCATCACAAAATTTCATATCCAAACTCGACATGGAcactgagaaacaaaaaagagaaaatcagcatgaatagtggatgctgattttctcttttttgtttctcagtgTCCATGTCGAGTTTGGATATGAAATTTTGTGATGATGTAGGAACATGCTTCATGAGCACTCACAATTTTTTGTATAATTTTTTAGCACGtataaaaatactttttttatacggtatcatggtatcatttaaagggtggtatcactagatatgttctccgtatcatggtatcatttaaagggtggtatcactagatatgttctcCAGGTCCCTCCTATCAGGTCAATGGGGAGCCGGTGGTGGGGGTCAGTATTTCAGTTTGGTTGTGGAATAGGCTGTCTAGTTGGACTGCAGGTCTAAAACATGTATAACATGGTCGCTTAGTCATTTTAATGTATTATTACAATTTTGACATCATGACGATCTAATTAAGCTGGTCGTTGGTTATAATATCTGTCACAAATTATGGTGATTTCTTCTAATGAAATTAGTATGTTCTTGACTTAAATCATCGTAGTTTTCTACCGCGGTCGAGGTCGCCGTGGTCCAGGCCTTGCGGTCATGGCCAGAGCAGCCACCACGTCGATCGCGACGGAGCGCGGCGAGCACGTAGCAGCCAGGCCC includes the following:
- the LOC127310011 gene encoding uncharacterized protein; translated protein: MTPDEIKTLEEALQKREKAIADREAELDRLATTDGKTADAAGSPAKPTETTLPSPSTFVHSIKTYVPITLDLQSSNHAQWRELFLVALGRYGLTAHVTGDDTPSDTSPTSAWGRDDFTVLNWIYGSISPELFSIIMAPGSSARQIWLSIDNLFRDNKRSRALALDAEFRNTPQGDMSVHDYCAKLKSLADALGDVDQPISDETLVLTVLRGLNDQFRHLRSFLPFQVPFPSFLQTRSALTLEERQHKTDATNAAATALWASGNSTLHERPPAPGGAIFGGTPSGGASSGGGRGSGGFSDSRSFGDSRALGAPIGYANNQGGRGSFSAHRGRGRGGRGRGRSDPWMFNPWTGQPTRAQLHQQPATLPWQPRAPWRSPGVLGPRPGAAPQAYTALGTGQPQHGYAPPTPLSAYPGQPQPQVDPALLSALNNLHLPGNQEWFMDTGASSHMASDHGSSFQDRDPSMQ